Proteins from one Gottschalkia purinilytica genomic window:
- the brnQ gene encoding branched-chain amino acid transport system II carrier protein, giving the protein MGHKRKDTIVLGLALFSIFFGAGNLIFPPYIGILTGKNYMYALIGFFITGIFLPHMGLVVVSVLGGTLGDLTDRVSRNFTKVLGSLIMLSLGPFLAVPRTAATAFEMALVPNFGKINPLIFSIIYFVIVWILAINSNSVVDKVGKILTPILLLFLGLLIIKGIANPISSFSPSYTNQNFYTGFSTGYQTMDALGSILTGFLMLTFLDSKKYTEKKDRMEISVKASILSGILILFIYGGLIRLGAYTGTIFTPSDEKTYIMTEISKLILGSFSKIALGLCITFACFTTATGLTSIVGEYFQNLSNGKIKYKVIVTLVCVSGIIFSAFGVEGIIKIAVPILSILYPVVIVLILLGAFSKILPDRIYQGATIFTLIFSIIDVANKSFPNIKLLEKIVSTIPLGKYGFVWVIPSIVGGILFSFIKMDKILEKEDKSPI; this is encoded by the coding sequence ATGGGGCATAAGAGGAAGGATACTATTGTTTTGGGTTTAGCGTTATTTTCTATATTTTTTGGTGCTGGAAATTTGATATTTCCACCATATATTGGAATCTTAACAGGTAAAAATTATATGTATGCTTTAATAGGATTCTTTATCACGGGAATATTTTTACCGCACATGGGATTAGTAGTAGTATCTGTTTTAGGGGGTACATTAGGCGATCTTACAGATAGAGTATCTAGAAATTTTACTAAGGTGTTAGGTTCTCTTATAATGCTATCTTTAGGACCTTTTCTTGCTGTTCCGAGAACTGCTGCGACAGCTTTTGAAATGGCTCTAGTTCCAAACTTTGGTAAAATAAATCCTCTAATTTTTTCTATAATTTATTTTGTTATAGTTTGGATACTAGCAATAAACTCTAATTCTGTTGTTGATAAAGTTGGAAAAATATTGACTCCTATCTTATTGCTATTTTTAGGTCTGCTCATCATAAAAGGAATAGCAAATCCAATATCAAGTTTTTCACCTAGCTATACAAATCAAAATTTTTATACTGGATTTTCAACTGGTTATCAAACTATGGATGCCCTTGGTTCAATACTAACAGGATTCCTAATGCTTACTTTTTTAGACTCTAAAAAGTATACTGAAAAAAAAGATAGAATGGAAATTTCAGTGAAAGCTTCTATCCTTTCAGGAATACTTATACTTTTTATTTATGGAGGTCTTATTAGATTAGGAGCTTATACAGGAACAATTTTTACCCCATCAGATGAAAAGACTTATATAATGACGGAAATTTCTAAACTAATTTTAGGAAGCTTTAGCAAGATAGCCCTGGGACTATGTATAACATTTGCATGTTTTACAACTGCTACAGGACTTACTTCGATTGTTGGAGAATACTTTCAAAATCTAAGTAATGGAAAGATAAAATACAAAGTTATAGTTACTTTAGTATGTGTATCAGGAATTATATTCTCAGCTTTTGGAGTTGAAGGAATTATAAAAATAGCAGTACCTATATTAAGCATACTATATCCAGTTGTAATAGTTCTTATCTTATTAGGAGCATTTTCTAAAATTTTGCCAGATAGAATTTATCAAGGTGCTACAATATTTACATTAATATTTAGTATTATAGATGTTGCAAATAAGAGTTTTCCTAATATCAAACTTTTAGAAAAAATAGTATCAACTATACCTCTAGGTAAGTATGGCTTTGTTTGGGTGATACCATCAATAGTAGGAGGAATACTATTTTCTTTTATTAAAATGGATAAAATATTGGAGAAGGAAGATAAGAGCCCAATATAG
- a CDS encoding helix-turn-helix transcriptional regulator → MEKEVALDFLKRLANGISIMFGENCEVVIHDMENFESSIVYIENGKVTQRKVGDKFKVLGTKNVDEFFKGSDLVNCKGILKNNHLIKSSTFHMKGNGYHYALGINYDYTNLSLVQSVLKDLTHVGENLDEAIERDSGDNILEELFEKALDHIGKPIALMSKEDRVDMIEFLDKKGAFSFHKSIPIVSEKMNVSRFTIYNYLKEIRDKEEKDCITIEE, encoded by the coding sequence ATGGAAAAAGAAGTTGCTTTAGACTTTTTAAAGAGACTTGCTAATGGAATATCCATAATGTTTGGAGAAAACTGTGAAGTAGTAATACATGATATGGAGAACTTTGAATCATCTATAGTTTACATAGAAAATGGAAAAGTAACTCAGAGAAAGGTTGGAGACAAATTTAAAGTATTAGGAACAAAGAATGTAGATGAATTTTTTAAGGGTAGCGATCTTGTAAACTGTAAAGGCATTTTAAAGAATAACCACCTAATAAAAAGTTCAACTTTCCATATGAAAGGAAATGGATATCATTATGCACTTGGAATAAACTATGATTATACAAATTTGTCATTAGTTCAATCAGTATTAAAAGATTTAACTCATGTAGGAGAAAATTTAGATGAAGCGATCGAAAGAGATAGCGGTGATAACATTCTAGAAGAATTATTTGAAAAGGCATTAGATCACATAGGAAAGCCTATTGCTCTGATGAGCAAAGAAGACAGAGTAGATATGATAGAATTTCTAGATAAAAAAGGAGCATTTTCCTTTCATAAAAGTATTCCTATAGTATCTGAGAAAATGAATGTATCAAGATTTACTATATATAATTACTTGAAAGAAATTAGAGATAAAGAAGAAAAAGATTGTATAACAATCGAAGAATAA